One window of the Daphnia pulex isolate KAP4 chromosome 8, ASM2113471v1 genome contains the following:
- the LOC124199768 gene encoding uncharacterized protein LOC124199768 — MEQDWDISSYRNKYEPDEQWEMRRKFMEANKHNLPEDRVVCLAQVLVNMEFLGTKYPIETMRTVNELSQEIIGEFRERQKSRLQRTFVGGTDAASAKANGKRPDASTLKSQTEMRIAESNASYFLSAILSSRSAVVKEETTLKQEETSKLNTLTVASNGNDSKTESRKRKKKKVARSVEETHTDNVTSNSDCMVTRDSSQVSRQSEEIGEPICRKKKIKNKSVEITNPKLSNFVIIMLKKEKTRVTRSASGDTLSKPNYRQIIENSARLSAVQLQVVTKFSDNQKKWETVLLLDGRKIASSLHENQKLSAKNVSKLAFINLEKTHYQIVVTDTKCVSVGHFMSQEEDARLTRAENMLSTKITKEVMRGKANSTQDCSTDHAFEILSKGETTITQPVQSTSAMRMMKLMGWTEGTGLGLQKQGIVEPIKSDVVVGRKGIGYHDGSRNAEPFAKSIRRYLQNYKNSASVHNIVFSSEFSSEERKFIHDVARKMGMLSSSIGKEPKRQLTVRRSPCKPRPLIELLNRLIESKQSDPLFSRINLISPTG; from the exons ATGGAACAAGATTGGGATATCAGCAGTTATAG GAATAAATATGAACCAGATGAGCAATGGGAAATGAGAAGAAAGTTTATGGAGGCAAATAAGCATAACCTGCCTGAAGATCGAGTTGTATGTCTTGCTCAGGTTTTGGTGAACATGGAATTTTTGGGAACAAA aTATCCTATTGAAACGATGAGAACTGTTAATGAACTGTCACAGGAGATTATTGGAGAATTCAGGGAACGACAGAAGTCTAGGCTGCAGAGGACATTTGTTGGTGGTACTGATGCTGCAAGTGCAAAAGCAAATG GTAAACGACCTGATGCTAGCACATTGAAATCTCAAACAGAAATGAGAATTGCAGAATCAAACGCATCATATTTCTTGTCTGCTATCCTTTCTAGTAGAAGCGCTGttgtaaaagaagaaaccacgttaaaacaagaagaaactaGCAAATTGAATACGTTAACAGTAGCTTCAAACGGAAATGACAGTAAAACGGAATCacgcaaaaggaaaaagaaaaaagtagctCGCTCTGTTGAAGAAACACACACGGACAATGTTACATCCAACAGCGACTGTATGGTAACGCGGGATTCTTCGCAAGTTTCTCGTCAATCAGAGGAAATTGGTGAACCCAtctgtagaaagaaaaaaattaaaaacaagagTG TTGAAATTACAAACCCAAAGCTTTCAAATTTCGTAATAATAATGcttaagaaggaaaaaacaagagtCACACGGAGTGCCTCTGGCGATACTCTTTCGAAACCAAATTACCgacaaataattgaaaattctgCCCGTTTATCTGCTGTTCAGCTACAAGTCGTAACAAAGTTTTCGGATAATCAGAAGAAATG GGAAACTGTTCTTCTTTTGGATGGTAGAAAAATTGCGTCGTCGCTTCACGAAAATCAGAAATTGTCTGCAAAAAATGTCTCTAAACTGGCCTTTATCAATTTGGAAAAGACCCACTACCAAATTGTTGTAACTGACACCAAGTGTGTTTCAGTTGGGCACTTCATGTcgcaagaagaagatgccAGGCTAACACGAGCTGAAAACATGTTGAGTACTAAGATTACAAAAGAAGTTATGAGAGGGAAAGCAAATTCAACTCAAGATTGTTCCACTGACCACGCTTTTGAGATCTTATCAAAAGGTGAGACTACCATCACACAACCAGTTCAGTCTACGTCTGCTATGAGAATGATGAAATTGATGGGTTGGACTGAGGGGACCGGGCTTGGACTGCAAAAGCAAGGAATTGTCGAACCGATAAa aTCTGACGTGGTTGTTGGCAGAAAGGGTATTGGTTACCACGACGGTTCCAGAAATGCTGAACCATTTGCAAAAAGTATTCGTCGCTACCTACAGAATTATAAAAACAGCGCTTCAGTCCATAATATTGTATTTTCCAGTGAGTTTTCCAGTGAAGAGAGGAAGTTTATTCACGA tGTTGCTCGTAAAATGGGAATGCTCTCTTCCAGCATTGGCAAGGAGCCTAAACGTCAGTTGACTGTCCGTCGCTCCCCCTGTAAACCTCGCCCTTTAATTGAACTACTTAATCGACTCATAGAATCAAAACAATCAGATCCTCTCTTTTCTAGAATCAATCTTATTTCACCAACAGGCTAG
- the LOC124199771 gene encoding uncharacterized protein LOC124199771, producing MDGDWDIEKYKNKFEPEEQWELKKQFMETHKTLFSEDRVVCLAQVLVNMEILGTTYPLETMKTVNELSVDIVGEFRERQKTRLQRTFVGAAAAANAKFSRK from the exons ATGGACGGTGACTGGGATATCGAGAAGTATAA GAACAAGTTCGAGCCTGAAGAACAATGGGAATTGAAGAAGCAATTCATggaaacacacaaaactcTTTTCTCTGAAGATCGTGTTGTTTGCCTCGCCCAGGTTCTCGTCAACATGGAAATTTTAGGAACAAC aTATCCACTAGAAACCATGAAGACTGTTAATGAATTATCGGTAGATATTGTTGGAGAGTTCagagaaagacaaaagacaaGACTTCAGAGAACATTTGTGGGGGCTGCAGCAGCTGCTAATGCTAAATTCAGTCGCAAATAG
- the LOC124199769 gene encoding glycine-rich protein DOT1-like isoform X1, translated as MFSLRVIVSLLLVVSATASGVIFEDSPSTSQDNANVGTRNGPFDDSVVIEAAGSPSNGDVDSRFFGLLGGANRPIGGGGFGAGYPIGTTKPGRCPGILGLGIGQPEGGYGGYGGYGGYGQQGFGGYPGGYGGYGGNGYGHHHGAGGYGYPGQYGYGGLGGGYNGGFGFRSADQGGESGDKTERRKRSDEATKESSGGDVQGRSGPGETDPRFLGAIGGLFGQPCYQDYQCPGQLKCCAKAIGSQASCQQPALLG; from the exons ATGTTTTCTTTACGAGTGATTGTGAGTTTACTGTTGGTCGTTTCGGCCACAGCCAGCGGTGTGATCTTTGAAGATTCGCCCAGCACATCTCAAGATAACGCTAACGTGGGCACTCGTAATGGCCCCTTTGACGACAGCGTAGTGATCGAAGCTGCCGGTTCTCCTTCCAATGGAGATGTTGACTCTCGTTTCTTTGGACTTTTGGGCG gAGCTAATCGTCCAATTGGTGGTGGCGGCTTCGGCGCAg GTTACCCGATTGGAACCACCAAACCTGGCCGATGCCCTGGAATTTTGGGCTTAGGAATTGGCCAACCTGAAGGAGGGTACGGAGGGTACGGCGGATATGGTGGATATGGTCAACAAGG ATTTGGAGGATATCCCGGTGGTTATGGTGGATACGGCGGAAATGGCTACGGCCACCATCATGGAGCTGGTGGATATGGTTATCCAGGACAGTACGGATATGGCGGGCTAGGCGGCGGTTACAACGGTGGTTTTG GATTCCGTAGCGCTGATCAAGGAGGTGAAAGCGGAGACAAGACCGAGCGTCGTAAAAGATCCGATGAAGCAACTAAGGAATCTTCTGGCGGAGATGTTCAAGGCCGCTCTGGTCCGGGAGAAACCGACCCTCGTTTCCTTGGAGCCATCGGTGGTCTCTTCG GCCAACCATGCTATCAAGACTACCAATGTCCGGGTCAACTGAAATGCTGCGCTAAAGCAATTGGCAGCCAAGCTTCCTGTCAACAACCCGCCCTTCTTGGTTAA
- the LOC124199769 gene encoding glycine-rich cell wall structural protein-like isoform X2, producing MFSLRVIVSLLLVVSATASGVIFEDSPSTSQDNANVGTRNGPFDDSVVIEAAGSPSNGDVDSRFFGLLGANRPIGGGGFGAGYPIGTTKPGRCPGILGLGIGQPEGGYGGYGGYGGYGQQGFGGYPGGYGGYGGNGYGHHHGAGGYGYPGQYGYGGLGGGYNGGFGFRSADQGGESGDKTERRKRSDEATKESSGGDVQGRSGPGETDPRFLGAIGGLFGQPCYQDYQCPGQLKCCAKAIGSQASCQQPALLG from the exons ATGTTTTCTTTACGAGTGATTGTGAGTTTACTGTTGGTCGTTTCGGCCACAGCCAGCGGTGTGATCTTTGAAGATTCGCCCAGCACATCTCAAGATAACGCTAACGTGGGCACTCGTAATGGCCCCTTTGACGACAGCGTAGTGATCGAAGCTGCCGGTTCTCCTTCCAATGGAGATGTTGACTCTCGTTTCTTTGGACTTTTGGGCG CTAATCGTCCAATTGGTGGTGGCGGCTTCGGCGCAg GTTACCCGATTGGAACCACCAAACCTGGCCGATGCCCTGGAATTTTGGGCTTAGGAATTGGCCAACCTGAAGGAGGGTACGGAGGGTACGGCGGATATGGTGGATATGGTCAACAAGG ATTTGGAGGATATCCCGGTGGTTATGGTGGATACGGCGGAAATGGCTACGGCCACCATCATGGAGCTGGTGGATATGGTTATCCAGGACAGTACGGATATGGCGGGCTAGGCGGCGGTTACAACGGTGGTTTTG GATTCCGTAGCGCTGATCAAGGAGGTGAAAGCGGAGACAAGACCGAGCGTCGTAAAAGATCCGATGAAGCAACTAAGGAATCTTCTGGCGGAGATGTTCAAGGCCGCTCTGGTCCGGGAGAAACCGACCCTCGTTTCCTTGGAGCCATCGGTGGTCTCTTCG GCCAACCATGCTATCAAGACTACCAATGTCCGGGTCAACTGAAATGCTGCGCTAAAGCAATTGGCAGCCAAGCTTCCTGTCAACAACCCGCCCTTCTTGGTTAA
- the LOC124199766 gene encoding transient receptor potential cation channel subfamily V member 5-like: MKFFSNSNEITAVNVTSGIKKQAEGAASSTCYKLVDLKGGGLLIELMKKASKTKDFTEVDKTIVEMVEPCLYNKGLGKMVHIAHLVLLRNRGRAKTKLLPCLKEVEDPYKFDIEKYVADNFSNDKDPTHYREVCWDLDQRGGVGETVMHLCMLSATSIHADLAKRLLKFYPKLIVDIYLDEEYYGENVLHIAIVNEDPAMVKYLLDNGVNYQDRCCGNFMSPEDQKASRYDSLTSEVVLNDAVTNYDGYVYWGEYPLAFAACLGQEECYRLVLAKGADPNGQDTNGNTVLHMLVIYDKTAMFDMAHELGSLLNIRNRLGLTPLTLAAKLARRDMFFHILKIQKEVYWQLGNVTCSAYALPQLDTIDGATGGIDKDSVLNLVVFGDSEAHLELMDDVVIDLLHAKWNTFIKFRFYRCFLLFALYFVISLICFTVRPSPPVRLREEMTTTQSYTTTDMTWPSSPFSSTEMPLSSTTNWPTENDTIDSTAYDDLNSTVTEPITTTRIETTIPITSPSPRPTKISMASSVSPRDRHRYNEEDACILQHYDSTIQGYARMGGEIGVLIGVALYLGAAAREARFLGRKMFFENLATAPSRVLFLISCMFVIAMVFLRWFCLRAEEDIVAVLVMLSTAPYFLFFCRGFKKVGPFVVMIYRMIMGDLLRFVTIYVVFVMGFSQAYYIVFLTHPNNREHAENPMPTPVDSVMMMFLMSLYNFGSTYEAFARTEHETVAKILFVVYMAIVGILLINMLIAMMGNTYTKIAETRNEWQRQWARIVLVVERGVDPKSRLENMVLYSQPMVDGRRAFMLRQQQSDEDMEEMKELDDIRNTHKRSIARRAAKLAEAQAAAKSGTNGSKCSATPVITQNVNLSITKNQF, from the exons ATGAAGTTCTTCAGCAACAGCAACGAAATCACCGCTGT CAATGTGACGAGCGGCATTAAAAAGCAGGCAGAGGGTGCCGCATCATCAACCTGCTACAAACTGGTCGATCTCAAAG GGGGTGGGCtcttgattgaattgatgAAAAAGGCCTCCAAGACCAAAGACTTTACTGAAGTCGACAAGACTATAGTAGAAATGGTGGAGCCCTGTCTCTACAACAAAGGCCTAGGTAAAATGGTGCACATCGCACATCTCGTCTTGCTGAGAAATAGGGGTCGAGCCAAAACCAAATTG CTACCCTGTCTCAAAGAAGTCGAAGATCCCTACAAATTCGATATTGAAAAATACGTAGCGGATAACTTCTCCAACGATAAAG ATCCGACGCATTATCGGGAAGTTTGCTGGGATTTAGACCAGCGGGGCGGTGTCGGAGAGACTGTTATGCATCTGTGCATGCTGTCGGCTACATCCATACACGCAGATTTGGCGAAAAGGCTTCTCAAATTCTACCCGAAACTGATTGTCGACATCTACCTCGACGAAGAGTACTACG GCGAGAACGTACTTCACATCGCAATCGTTAACGAAGATCCTGCCATGGTCAAATATTTACTGGACAACGGAGTCAATTACCAGGATCGTTGCTGTGGTAATTTCATGAGTCCAGAAGATCAGAAAGCCAGTCGCTACGACAGTCTCACTTCAGAAGTTGTTCTGAATGACGCAGTTACTAATTACGACGG TTACGTCTACTGGGGTGAATATCCTCTCGCGTTTGCCGCTTGTCTCGGCCAAGAGGAATGCTATCGACTTGTGCTGGCCAAAGGCGCGGATCCCAACGGCCAAGATACTAATGGCAATACCGTACTCCACATGCTTGTCATTTATGACAAGACG GCAATGTTTGACATGGCGCACGAATTGGGTTCCCTGTTGAACATCCGCAACCGATTGGGTCTCACTCCGCTGACTCTGGCTGCTAAATTAGCTCGCCGCGACATGTTCTTTCACATcctcaaaattcaaaaagaagtCTACTGGCAATTGG gTAACGTCACATGCAGTGCTTATGCCCTTCCCCAGCTGGATACGATCGATGGTGCTACTGGGGGCATTGACAAAGACTCGGTTCTCAATCTCGTCGTTTTCGGA GATTCAGAAGCCCATTTAGAGCTGATGGACGATGTCGTCATCGACCTTCTTCACGCAAAGTGGAACACTTTCATCAAATTCCG GTTTTATCGCTGCTTCTTGCTTTTCGCCTTGTACTTTGTAATCTCGTTAATCTGCTTCACGGTTCGCCCGAGTCCTCCCGTTCGTTTGAGAGAAGAAATGACTACAACGCAAAGTTACACAACCACCGACATGACTTGGCCCTCATCGCCCTTTTCATCAACAGAGATGCCACTGTCGAGTACTACAAACTGGCCAACCGAAAATGACACAATTGATTCGACGGCCTACGACGATTTGAACAGTACGGTCACTGAGCCAATAACAACAACCCGCATAGAAACTACCATTCCAATCACTAGTCCCAGTCCTCGACCTACCAAAATCTCAATGGCATCCTCGGTATCACCCAGAGATAGACACAGATACAATGAGGAGGACGCGTGCATTTTACAACAC TACGATTCTACGATACAAGGCTATGCTAGGATGGGCGGAGAAATTGGCGTCTTGATTGGTGTAGCCTTGTACCTTGGCGCAGCAGCTCGGGAAGCTCGCTTTCTCGGCAGGAAAATGTTCTTTGAGAATTTA GCCACTGCTCCGTCGAGAGTCCTCTTTCTGATTTCTTGCATGTTCGTCATCGCCATGGTCTTTTTGCGCTGGTTCTGTCTGAGAGCCGAGGAAGACATCGTCGCCGTGCTCGTCATGTTATCGACAGCTCCgtacttccttttcttctgcaG AGGTTTCAAGAAAGTTGGGCCTTTCGTCGTCATGATTTACCGAATGATTATGGGAGACTTGCTGCGTTTCGTCACCATTTACGTGGTATTCGTCATGGGTTTCTCTCAAG cGTACTACATCGTGTTTCTCACTCATCCGAACAACCGTGAGCACGCCGAAAATCCCATGCCGACTCCGGTCGACtcggtgatgatgatgtttcTCATGTCACTCTATAATTTTGGAAGTACCTACGAAGCTTTTGCACGGACGGAACACGAAACTGTAGCAAAG ATTCTTTTCGTCGTTTACATGGCAATTGTCGGAATTTTGCTGATTAACATGTTGATCGCTATg ATGGGTAACACTTATACAAAAATCGCCGAAACGCGTAACGAATGGCAACGCCAG TGGGCTCGCATTGTCCTCGTCGTGGAGAGAGGTGTTGATCCTAAATCCCGATTGGAAAATATGGTCCTCTACTCGCAGCCGATGGTGGATGGGAGAAGGGCGTTCATGCttcgacaacaacaatcg GATGAAGATATGGAAGAGATGAAGGAATTGGATGACATAAGAAATACTCACAAGCGAAGCATTGCACGGAGAGCGGCAAAGTTGGCAGAAGCCCAAGCGGCAGCGAAGTCTGGCACCAATGGCAGCAAATGCTCGGCTACTCCCGTGATCACTCAAAACGTCAATTTATCAATTAcgaaaaaccaattttaa
- the LOC124199767 gene encoding uncharacterized protein LOC124199767 — translation MENDPGYFTATLPESSSEIDGELTILVDEDGEMVLDITQTLSNFVDQNQEGSLVIITTDESSSQLDNSTITCNVSQENACENSFQLENTSSFVDDSHLSIPQVPTVVSDLNKDQAQFFLPSNTSDVNNYVSPVYITGEGQTLFVMESSLQGASSQVITIDSQTNFSEENHGCDITSTKIRRLLPKPPISNSTDGQPNTPAALGQKKRHKNISTLNYEICPMNPDVVVTTGDGPTAQKFFVCDKCPTEEPMRFARFEELSRHYGKIHHLRLVKNASVYCREENCPFKSWRVDDLRKHLTMVHGFQMDSQIHNFTSMEEFMAWKTSEEKSSGSKFNRSSGDQQIRRSDNQKVSVYIYYACNRSGTKRIRACKESGKKKKSNRPDSIKMNGTCTASIRLIHDKVLNRISCDYCPTHYGHDIKEPHRQNLSKQEKDWILELLRRGWNSDEIVKTLRNGTITGTSIRMMSVTRQDVFNVCRSHGVANFERRDPDDKSSVKLWVDELRSKSSVLIWNPEDNVLLLAVMNENQTVLARIHSRIVYVTDISFTWDRHHRLIALSALSTIDDDAYLLAYAITDQDGLEALQAVFAAVQAKLGQTFQPEFVFSQDPSRVADAWIPGTDSFPIFLCSPWNVEKEWDEGRVKYIDNDLKREAVKKSLDILLAESDPSKFSTFLQLVNGMLNADESLHQFSQFFVTSYAQQAAHWSRFHPLPDCSSLQRLNVELELIARRCRALKRLDKCIYSLEFLSSNQPYQPMTEFRCSSTQKESQEVCNLRREIAEQMKTLERVAHECDNLDALKRINGAIRQALE, via the exons atggaaaatgatccTGGGTATTTCACTGCAACGCTACCTGAATCTTCCTCTGAAATTGATGGCGAATTGACCATTCTAGTGGACGAAGATGGGGAGATGGTGCTTGATATTACTCAGACGCTGTCAAATTTTGTTGACCAAAATCAAGAAGGCAGCCTAGTGATTATCACAACTGATGAATCCAGTTCTCAACTCGATAATTCAACCATTACCTGTAATGTGTCACAAGAAAATGCAtgtgaaaattcttttcagtTGGAAAATACTAGTAGTTTCGTTGATGATTCACATCTGTCCATCCCTCAAGTGCCTACAGTGGTTTCAGACCTCAATAAG gaCCAAGCACAATTTTTTCTACCCAGCAACACCTCAGATGTAAACAACTATGTATCTCCAGTATACATCACAGGAGAAGGGCAAACACTATTTGTTATGGAATCTTCATTGCAAGGAGCTTCTAGTCAAGTCATTACAATCGATTCACAGACAAACTTCTCAGAAGAAAACCATGGTTGTGATATCACCAGTACTAAAATTCGCCGACTTCTTCCGAAACCGCCCATCAGTAATTCCACGGACGGCCAACCAAATACTCCCGCTGCTCTTGGTCAGAAGAAGCGTCATAAAAATATCTCAACGTTAAACTACGAAATCTGCCCCATGAATCCTGATGTGGTCGTCACAACGGGTGATGGGCCTACGGCGCAAAAGTTTTTTGTATGCGACAAGTGTCCCACTGAAGAACCTATGAGATTTGCACGTTTCGAAGAACTTTCTCGCCACTACGGCAAGATACATCATTTGCGGCTCGTGAAAAACGCATCTGTGTATTGCAGAGAAGAAAACTGTCCCTTCAAA TCTTGGAGAGTTGACGATCTCAGAAAGCATTTGACCATGGTCCACGGATTCCAAATGGATAGTCAAATTCACAACTTTACGTCGATGGAAGAATTCATGGCATGGAAAACTTCCGAAGAGAAATCCTCGGGTAGTAAATTCAATCGGTCATCAGGAGATCAGCAAATCAGGCGATCAGACAATCAAAAAGTTTCAGTGTACATTTACTATGCTTGCAATCGCTCCGGAACAAAGCGGATTAGAGCCTGTAAAGAGAgcggcaaaaagaaaaaatctaataGGCCAGACAGTATCAAGATGAACGGAACCTGCACAGCTTCAATTCGCCTTATTCACGATAAAGTG TTAAATCGAATCTCGTGCGACTATTGCCCAACGCACTACGGTCACGATATCAAGGAGCCACATCGACAGAATCTGAGCAAACAGGAGAAGGATTGGATATTAGAGTTGCTGCGTCGGGGTTGGAACTCGGACGAAATCGTGAAAACCTTACGAAACGGCACCATAACCG GAACCAGTATACGAATGATGAGTGTGACACGGCAGGACGTGTTTAACGTTTGCCGATCTCACGGTGTCGCGAACTTTGAGCGTCGCGATCCAGACGACAAGAGCAGCGTGAAATTGTGGGTGGATGAGCTGCGCTCCAAATCGTCTGTTCTTATCTGGAATCCAGAAGACAATGTTCTTCTTTTGGCCGTGATGAACGAGAATCAAACGGTACTCGCCCGAATTCATTCTCGCATCGTTTACGTTACTGACATTTCCTTCACCTGGGACCGCCATCACCGCCTGATTGCGCTAAGTGCTTTGTCTACAATAGATGACGACGCGTATTTGCTCGCTTACGCCATCACAGATCAGGATGGACTGGAAGCCTTGCAG GCCGTTTTCGCTGCAGTTCAAGCGAAATTGGGGCAAACGTTCCAACCagaattcgttttttctcAAGATCCGTCGAGAGTAGCTGACGCATGGATACCAGGAACGGATAGCTTTCCGATCTTTCTTTGTTCGCCGTGGAAT GTGGAAAAAGAATGGGATGAAGGCCGAGTCAAGTACATAGATAATGATCTGAAGCGAGAAGCCGTTAAGAAGAGTTTAGACATTTTGCTGGCTGAAAGCGATCCTTCGAAATTTTCTACTTTCCTTCAGCTCGTCAACGGCATGTTgaatgcagatgaaagtttGCATCAATTTTCGCAGTTTTTCGTCACCAGCTACGCCCAGCAAGCTGCCCACTGGTCGAGGTTTCATCCACTACCAGACTGCTCCTCGCTTCAACGGCTAAATGTCGAGTTGGAACTGATAGCTCGTCGGTGTAGAGCGCTCAAACGCTTGGACAAGTGTATATACTCTCTCGAATTCCTGTCCTCCAACCAGCCTTATCAACCAATGACGGAATTCCGCTGCAGCTCCACCCAAAAAGAATCACAAGAAGTATGCAATCTACGCCGCGAAATCGctgaacaaatgaaaaccctaGAGCGTGTCGCTCATGAATGTGATAACCTGGATGCCCTGAAGAGAATCAATGGGGCCATCAGACAAGCTTTGGAGTAA